Proteins encoded in a region of the Sulfitobacter alexandrii genome:
- a CDS encoding chlorophyllide a reductase iron protein subunit X, translated as MTLDIPNLKDGGGIEDFDRRLRDEANEDLTDIASEAPKSKTQIIAIYGKGGIGKSFTLANLSHMMAEQGKRVLLIGCDPKSDTTSLLFGGKACPTIIETSSKKKLAGEEVQIGDVCFKRGGVFAMELGGPEVGRGCGGRGIIHGFELLEKLGFHDWDFDYVLLDFLGDVVCGGFGLPIARDMAQKVILVASNDLQSLYVANNVCSAVEYFRKLGGNVGVAGLVVNKDDGSGEAQAFAEAVKIPVLAAIPQDDDLRKKSANYQIVGTMHSPWGPLFAELGLEVAEAPPVRPTPLDQDGLLGLFDASDTGGNVVLEPATDADMRGKYDTPKVSLEVVYDDV; from the coding sequence ATGACACTCGATATCCCCAATCTCAAGGACGGCGGCGGCATCGAGGACTTTGACCGGCGCCTGCGCGACGAGGCGAACGAGGATCTTACCGACATCGCGTCGGAGGCGCCCAAGTCGAAGACCCAGATCATCGCGATCTACGGGAAGGGCGGCATCGGCAAGTCGTTCACGCTGGCCAACCTCAGCCACATGATGGCCGAGCAGGGCAAGCGCGTGCTGCTGATCGGCTGCGATCCGAAATCCGATACCACCAGCCTGCTGTTCGGCGGCAAGGCCTGTCCGACGATCATCGAGACGTCCTCGAAGAAGAAGCTGGCGGGCGAGGAAGTCCAGATCGGCGATGTCTGCTTCAAGCGCGGCGGAGTCTTCGCCATGGAACTCGGCGGGCCCGAGGTCGGCCGCGGCTGCGGCGGGCGCGGCATCATCCATGGCTTCGAACTGCTGGAGAAGCTCGGTTTCCACGACTGGGACTTCGACTACGTGCTGCTGGATTTCCTCGGCGACGTCGTCTGTGGCGGTTTCGGCCTGCCGATCGCCCGCGACATGGCGCAGAAGGTGATCCTGGTCGCGTCCAACGATCTGCAGTCCCTCTACGTCGCCAACAACGTCTGCTCGGCGGTGGAATATTTCCGCAAGCTTGGCGGCAACGTCGGTGTTGCGGGGTTGGTGGTGAACAAGGATGACGGCTCCGGCGAGGCGCAGGCCTTTGCGGAGGCGGTGAAGATCCCGGTGCTGGCGGCGATCCCGCAGGACGACGACCTGCGCAAGAAGTCGGCGAACTACCAGATCGTGGGAACCATGCATTCTCCCTGGGGTCCGCTCTTTGCCGAGTTGGGGCTCGAGGTCGCGGAGGCGCCTCCGGTGCGGCCCACGCCGCTGGACCAGGACGGGCTGCTGGGACTGTTCGATGCCTCCGACACCGGCGGCAACGTGGTGCTGGAACCCGCGACCGACGCCGACATGCGCGGCAAGTACGACACCCCAAAGGTGTCGCTCGAAGTTGTCTACGACGATGTCTGA
- the bchC gene encoding chlorophyll synthesis pathway protein BchC — translation MQTDAVILHGPRHLGLQRVALRTPAPTDIVIEISHSGISTGTEKLLWSGDMPPFPGMGYPLVPGYEAAGEVVEAPVASGYRPGDRVFVPGANCFDGAFGLFGGAAGLLISDPDRVTRIDAGHGAEGALLALAATARHAMAGPGKAVPDLIVGHGVLGRLLARLTVAAGAPAPTVWETDPTRRGGTMGYEVLDPEADPRRDYASIYDASGNAAILGDLIGRLTKGGEIVLAGFYAAPIQFAFPPAFLREARFRVAAEWTRDDLAATRALVESGTLSLGGLITHRAAAADAAASYEKAFSDTGCLKMILDWKGHA, via the coding sequence ATGCAGACAGACGCCGTCATCCTCCACGGACCGAGACACCTTGGCTTGCAGCGCGTTGCCCTCAGAACGCCCGCGCCGACCGACATCGTGATCGAAATCTCCCATTCCGGGATTTCCACCGGCACTGAAAAGCTGCTGTGGAGCGGGGATATGCCACCGTTTCCCGGAATGGGCTACCCGCTGGTGCCCGGTTACGAGGCCGCCGGCGAAGTGGTCGAGGCGCCCGTCGCCTCCGGTTACCGACCGGGCGACAGGGTGTTCGTGCCGGGGGCGAACTGTTTTGACGGCGCGTTCGGGTTGTTCGGCGGTGCCGCAGGCCTGTTGATCAGCGATCCCGACCGCGTCACCCGGATCGACGCCGGCCACGGGGCCGAAGGCGCGTTGCTTGCCCTCGCCGCCACCGCCCGCCACGCGATGGCCGGGCCGGGCAAGGCCGTGCCGGACCTGATCGTGGGGCACGGGGTGCTTGGGCGTCTGCTCGCGCGGCTGACCGTGGCGGCCGGGGCGCCCGCCCCGACCGTCTGGGAAACCGACCCGACCCGCCGCGGCGGCACCATGGGATACGAGGTGCTGGACCCCGAGGCGGACCCGCGCCGCGACTATGCAAGCATCTACGACGCCTCCGGCAATGCCGCGATCCTGGGCGACCTGATCGGTCGGCTGACCAAGGGGGGCGAGATCGTGCTCGCGGGGTTCTATGCCGCGCCGATCCAGTTCGCCTTCCCGCCCGCCTTCCTCAGGGAAGCGCGTTTCCGCGTTGCGGCCGAATGGACCCGCGATGACCTCGCCGCGACCCGGGCACTGGTCGAAAGCGGCACGCTGTCGCTGGGTGGCCTGATCACCCATCGCGCGGCGGCGGCGGACGCGGCGGCGTCTTACGAAAAGGCATTCTCCGACACCGGGTGCCTGAAAATGATACTCGACTGGAAAGGCCACGCATGA
- a CDS encoding methyltransferase yields the protein MADVPADMGPTRAVPFHRGLFARRGFQKWAARFPLTRRLVRREGEALFDLLAGFCHAQVLMALVQLDLPARLLRRSESAATLAAATGVPPDRMQVLLNAAIALGLIRRARGRRYALTRRGAALAGVPGLQQMILHHDVLYRDLADPAAFFRGETTPELAGFWPYVFGGAVDPQVAATYSDLMAQSQLLVADDTLDAVTLRGVRHLMDVGGGTGAFLAEVAASHPALEMTLFDLPAVAPQARYRFAGAGCAGRVRILPGSFRDGPLPDGADAISLVRVLYDHSDETVTDLLAKCFAALPAGGRLIISEPMSGGARPNRAGDAYFALYTLAMGTGKARSADEIAAMCRAAGFTDLRFPRCRRPFVTRVVTAVKEDR from the coding sequence ATGGCCGACGTGCCCGCTGACATGGGCCCGACGCGGGCCGTTCCGTTTCATCGCGGGCTGTTCGCGCGGCGGGGGTTCCAGAAATGGGCGGCCCGCTTTCCCCTGACCCGCAGGCTGGTAAGGCGCGAGGGCGAAGCACTCTTTGACCTGCTGGCGGGCTTCTGCCACGCACAGGTGCTCATGGCGCTGGTGCAGCTCGATCTGCCCGCCCGGCTGCTGCGCCGGTCGGAAAGCGCCGCGACCCTTGCCGCCGCGACGGGTGTGCCGCCCGACCGGATGCAGGTGCTGCTGAATGCGGCCATCGCGCTGGGGCTGATCCGGCGCGCGCGGGGACGCCGATACGCCCTGACCCGGCGCGGTGCCGCGTTGGCCGGGGTGCCGGGGCTGCAGCAGATGATCCTGCATCACGACGTGCTCTACCGCGACCTCGCCGATCCGGCCGCGTTCTTCCGCGGCGAGACGACACCGGAACTTGCCGGGTTCTGGCCCTATGTTTTCGGCGGCGCGGTGGATCCGCAGGTCGCCGCGACCTATTCCGACCTGATGGCGCAAAGCCAGCTTCTGGTCGCGGACGATACCCTGGACGCCGTGACCTTGCGCGGAGTGCGGCACCTGATGGACGTGGGGGGCGGTACCGGCGCGTTCCTGGCGGAAGTGGCGGCGTCCCATCCGGCGCTGGAGATGACACTCTTCGATCTGCCCGCCGTCGCCCCGCAGGCCCGATACCGATTCGCCGGTGCAGGCTGTGCCGGAAGGGTGCGCATCCTGCCGGGATCCTTCCGCGACGGTCCGCTGCCCGACGGCGCCGATGCGATTTCGTTGGTGCGTGTGCTTTACGATCACTCGGACGAAACGGTGACCGATCTGCTGGCCAAGTGCTTTGCCGCGCTGCCTGCCGGGGGGCGGCTGATCATTTCCGAACCGATGAGCGGCGGGGCGCGGCCCAACCGCGCCGGCGATGCCTATTTCGCGCTCTACACGCTGGCAATGGGCACCGGCAAGGCGCGCTCGGCCGATGAGATCGCGGCGATGTGCCGGGCGGCTGGTTTCACCGATCTGCGGTTTCCGCGGTGCAGACGTCCCTTCGTGACACGCGTCGTCACCGCCGTGAAAGAAGATCGCTGA
- a CDS encoding polyprenyl synthetase family protein, protein MDIKARIDHAIAEAIAAGQAGPTPAKLASALHYAVHPGGARIRPSILMSVALACGDRSPRLTDAAAAALELIHCASLVHDDLPCFDDAATRRGKPSVHRAYGEPLAVLTGDSLIIMAFETLARAAGEDPAQAARLISILARRTGMPRGICAGQGWESEDDVDLSAYHQAKTGALFMAATQMGAVAAGEDAEPWEELGARIGEAFQVADDLRDALYDGETLGKPVGQDDLHGRPNAVTELGVEGAIDRMRDILAGAIASIPKCAGEARLAALVTAQAEVLTPIKWRAARVPGE, encoded by the coding sequence ATGGATATCAAGGCCCGAATAGATCACGCCATCGCAGAAGCCATCGCGGCCGGGCAGGCGGGACCGACGCCCGCCAAGCTTGCGTCCGCGCTGCATTACGCGGTCCATCCCGGCGGGGCGCGCATCCGTCCGTCGATCCTGATGTCGGTGGCCTTGGCCTGCGGCGACAGATCGCCCCGGCTGACCGATGCCGCGGCAGCGGCGCTCGAGCTGATCCACTGCGCATCGCTGGTGCACGACGACCTGCCGTGCTTCGATGATGCGGCGACACGGCGCGGCAAGCCTTCGGTCCATCGCGCCTACGGTGAGCCGCTGGCGGTGCTGACCGGCGACAGCCTGATCATCATGGCGTTCGAGACCCTCGCGCGCGCAGCGGGGGAGGATCCCGCGCAGGCGGCGCGGCTGATCTCCATCCTCGCCCGGCGGACCGGGATGCCCCGCGGAATTTGCGCGGGCCAGGGTTGGGAAAGCGAGGATGACGTGGACCTGTCGGCCTATCACCAGGCCAAGACCGGGGCGCTTTTCATGGCGGCAACCCAGATGGGTGCCGTCGCGGCGGGGGAGGACGCGGAGCCATGGGAGGAACTGGGCGCCCGCATCGGCGAGGCCTTCCAGGTGGCAGACGACTTGCGCGACGCGCTTTACGATGGCGAGACACTGGGCAAACCGGTCGGTCAGGACGATCTTCACGGTCGTCCCAACGCGGTGACGGAGCTGGGCGTGGAAGGGGCCATCGACCGGATGCGCGACATTCTGGCGGGGGCCATCGCCTCCATCCCCAAGTGCGCGGGAGAAGCAAGGCTCGCCGCCCTCGTCACCGCACAGGCCGAGGTGCTGACCCCGATCAAGTGGCGCGCGGCGCGGGTGCCGGGCGAGTAA
- the crtD gene encoding 1-hydroxycarotenoid 3,4-desaturase CrtD, with protein sequence MKGTVPHIAVIGAGIGGLAAALRLAHGGARVTVLERHGSAGGKMRTLPTAAGPVDAGPTVLTLKTVFEDLFRDTGSALSDHVTLHRESVLARHFWPDGTRLDLVADQAESTENVARVFGSGAAAEFTAFCAHTRTLFDAFDGPMMRSAAPSQGTLAARMLRQPDLLHRMEPRRSLAESLAHRFTEPKLRQLFGRYATYVGGIPPTAPALLSLIWQAEAQGVWSVEGGMYALARAIEARAAELGARFHYGTHVSRIRVRDGRADAIVTDDATVDADAVLFNGDPRALHAGYLGDDVRRAVARKGVEPRSLSAMVHSFAAEASGLPLAAHNVLFCADPDLEFGPLSRGEVPSDASLYICAQDRFGGQTPTGTERFEIITNAPAVPDAATLTEKERQQWHATIMARLRRFGLMLSPGPAPETLTLPQNFAALFPASGGALYGRSPQGMMAAFHRPTVRSRIKGLYLTGGGVHPGAGVPMATRSAAHAAEAIMTDLSST encoded by the coding sequence ATGAAAGGAACAGTCCCTCATATTGCCGTCATCGGGGCGGGAATCGGCGGTCTGGCCGCCGCGCTGCGGCTCGCGCACGGAGGCGCGCGCGTTACTGTCCTCGAACGGCACGGCAGCGCAGGGGGCAAGATGCGCACCTTGCCGACCGCCGCCGGACCGGTGGACGCCGGCCCCACCGTGCTGACGCTGAAGACCGTCTTCGAAGATCTCTTTCGCGATACCGGCAGCGCGCTGTCGGACCATGTCACGCTGCACAGGGAATCCGTGTTGGCCCGCCACTTCTGGCCGGACGGCACCCGGCTGGACCTGGTGGCGGATCAGGCCGAAAGCACCGAAAATGTCGCCCGTGTCTTTGGCAGCGGTGCGGCGGCGGAGTTCACCGCCTTCTGCGCCCACACCCGCACCCTGTTCGATGCCTTCGATGGCCCGATGATGCGCAGCGCCGCACCGTCACAGGGCACGCTGGCCGCACGCATGCTGCGCCAGCCCGACCTTTTGCATCGCATGGAACCTCGGCGCAGCCTCGCCGAAAGTCTCGCCCACCGCTTCACCGAACCGAAGCTGCGCCAGCTTTTCGGCCGCTACGCCACCTACGTGGGCGGCATCCCCCCCACCGCGCCCGCGCTGCTTTCGCTCATCTGGCAAGCGGAAGCGCAAGGCGTCTGGTCGGTCGAGGGGGGGATGTACGCCCTGGCACGCGCGATCGAAGCGCGTGCAGCCGAGCTGGGCGCGCGGTTTCACTACGGCACGCACGTCAGCCGCATCCGCGTCCGGGATGGCCGCGCCGATGCCATCGTGACCGACGACGCGACGGTGGATGCCGATGCCGTGCTGTTCAACGGCGATCCGCGTGCCCTTCACGCAGGTTACCTCGGCGACGACGTGCGGCGGGCCGTCGCGCGCAAGGGGGTGGAGCCGCGCAGTCTCTCGGCCATGGTGCACAGCTTCGCCGCCGAGGCCTCGGGCCTGCCCCTCGCGGCGCACAACGTGCTGTTCTGCGCCGATCCCGATCTCGAATTCGGGCCTCTTTCGCGCGGCGAAGTGCCGAGCGACGCGAGCCTCTACATCTGCGCCCAGGACCGGTTCGGCGGACAGACTCCGACCGGAACCGAACGGTTCGAGATCATCACCAATGCGCCCGCGGTGCCGGATGCCGCCACCCTTACCGAAAAGGAACGACAGCAATGGCACGCAACGATCATGGCCCGTCTGCGGCGCTTCGGGCTGATGCTCTCACCCGGGCCCGCGCCGGAGACACTGACCCTTCCACAGAACTTCGCGGCGCTGTTCCCCGCCTCGGGCGGCGCACTCTACGGGCGATCCCCGCAGGGCATGATGGCGGCATTCCATCGGCCGACGGTCCGCAGCCGGATCAAGGGACTGTACCTGACCGGGGGCGGCGTGCATCCGGGGGCGGGGGTTCCGATGGCGACACGCTCCGCCGCGCATGCGGCCGAGGCGATCATGACGGACCTTTCTTCGACCTAG
- the crtC gene encoding carotenoid 1,2-hydratase has protein sequence MSDDGQRAVSVIGFIGSVFSPWYAWSGRSDPANHCCMNVATYGPGGRFAMTDRGRTALRRAPARLTIGPSSFDWTGSELVIDIDEVSSLPLVSRMRGRITLTPSAITGVELPLTRDGAHVWRPLAPISRISVALEAPGWQFDGHGYLDSNFGTRPLEQDFSYWTWGRYPTRAGAACFYDAARRDGSRLDAAVVFDEAGRARMTDAPPRTPLRRTLWALRRETRADPGTTPRQVKPMLDAPFYSRSVVETQVEGERLRGVHEALDLDRYANPLLKPMLAFRVPRRSRWRF, from the coding sequence ATCTCGGACGACGGCCAGCGGGCGGTCTCGGTCATCGGGTTCATCGGATCGGTCTTTTCGCCCTGGTACGCCTGGTCGGGCAGAAGCGATCCGGCGAACCATTGCTGCATGAACGTGGCCACCTACGGGCCGGGAGGGCGCTTTGCGATGACCGACAGGGGCCGCACCGCCCTGCGTCGCGCGCCGGCGCGTCTGACAATCGGCCCTTCCTCTTTCGACTGGACGGGCAGCGAGCTGGTCATCGACATCGACGAGGTGTCATCGCTCCCGCTGGTGTCGCGGATGCGCGGGCGGATCACGCTCACACCGTCGGCCATCACCGGGGTTGAGCTTCCGCTGACCCGCGACGGCGCCCATGTCTGGCGGCCTCTTGCCCCGATCAGCCGTATCTCCGTCGCGCTCGAGGCGCCGGGCTGGCAATTCGACGGCCACGGCTATCTCGACAGCAATTTCGGCACCCGCCCTCTCGAGCAGGATTTCAGTTACTGGACCTGGGGCCGGTATCCAACGCGCGCGGGGGCGGCCTGCTTCTACGATGCCGCGCGGCGCGACGGCAGCCGACTGGACGCCGCCGTCGTGTTCGATGAGGCCGGCCGGGCGCGGATGACGGACGCGCCGCCGCGAACGCCTTTGCGCCGCACCCTTTGGGCGCTGCGCCGCGAAACCCGCGCGGATCCGGGGACCACCCCGCGGCAGGTCAAGCCCATGCTGGACGCGCCTTTCTATTCCCGTTCGGTAGTGGAAACCCAGGTCGAGGGAGAACGCCTGCGCGGCGTGCACGAGGCGCTCGACCTCGACCGCTATGCCAATCCGCTGCTGAAACCGATGCTGGCCTTCCGGGTGCCCCGGCGATCCCGATGGCGGTTCTGA
- the tspO gene encoding tryptophan-rich sensory protein TspO, whose product MDWYLFGIFLLACCAAGATGAVFQPGRWYESLNKPAWTPPDWVFPVAWTSIYLLISFAGARVAVLDNNGYALAFWASQAAFSTLWTPLFFGLRRMKGALLCMVPLWLSVAGACYASLQLDFWAGVAFVPYLVWVSVAAALNAAVWRLNPGVDPIVPGDLA is encoded by the coding sequence ATGGACTGGTACCTGTTCGGCATTTTCCTGTTGGCATGTTGCGCGGCTGGCGCAACCGGTGCGGTGTTTCAGCCGGGCCGCTGGTACGAGTCCCTGAACAAGCCGGCCTGGACCCCGCCCGACTGGGTTTTCCCCGTGGCATGGACCAGCATCTACCTGCTGATCTCCTTTGCCGGGGCACGGGTGGCGGTGCTGGACAACAACGGGTACGCGCTCGCCTTCTGGGCGTCGCAGGCCGCATTCTCGACGCTCTGGACGCCGCTGTTCTTCGGCCTGCGCCGGATGAAGGGGGCGCTGCTGTGCATGGTCCCGCTTTGGCTGTCCGTGGCCGGCGCGTGCTATGCAAGCCTTCAGTTGGACTTCTGGGCCGGGGTGGCCTTTGTGCCTTACCTCGTCTGGGTCAGTGTGGCCGCAGCGCTCAACGCGGCGGTCTGGCGGCTGAACCCCGGTGTCGACCCCATCGTGCCGGGCGATCTCGCCTGA